The sequence GGAAGTTTTCCTTCATGGGCTTCTTTGCGTATTGGATTAAAAACAGCAGGCTTATTAAGTCCCAAAGCCATAACTGTGGTAACGCCATAGCGCTGATATTGAGAAGGCAGCTTTGATTTATCTTTAGTGTAATATTCTGGCCTGTCTGTATATTTTTCATTAGCAATATGTGAATGGTCAGAATTAAACCAGGTAATACGGAATCCCTGACCGATCTAGAATTTTGGTATGGGGAGGTAAATCGATTTATTACATGGCAATGATCTTGTCTTGTCGAATAACAAAGTGTCGTCTTCTACAGGAATTTCCTGTACCATCAAACGCGAATATGGGTTAAGCGATAAAATTATGGTTTCGGCAAGGCCGTGCCTGACAGCAAAATTGAAGCTGCTGTAAAATGCCAAATAGTTTTTTTGTTTTGATTTTTCATTAGTACAGCCTTTTATTTAAGTAGTAATAAAAAGGCTCCTTGTTAGATGGAGCCTTTAAAGTTTTAATGAAAAATTATGCGCTTTTGAGCCAAAATCGTGACATTCGACCCGGATTTTCCCTTGTTCCATCTCCTCGAAAATCTCATTAATATCTTCAATAGGGCGCATGGTAGTTTTGGGCACAACCTTTCCCTCAGTCCAATTGGAACGCTTCGCAAGTCCTCTCTTGTGCCTACCAATGAGCAATGACCTTAATTCCATCAAATACAAGCGAGGGATACTTAAATTCATTGTTCAGGTGGAAGACCTACAGCAACAACACAACTCCGGCACGTACGCATCGACAGCTGATTAAAAGCGACTTTTTGAACGGCTGTACAACGGCAGCATGGGCGCCACCGCACTTTCCTGTATGATTTTAGCAGCATCTTGCTCACGGGAGTTTATAACCATGTCCGCTCCCATTTCTTTTGCAAGGCGAGTGCGCCGTCATTAACATCTTATAATTGTTTTGGCATTGAACAATTTTTAGCATATTGCATGGCCAGATTGCGAGGCCACCTGCTCCATAGATAGCATCCTTGACCAGCTTTTACGCCAGAACTTTATAGCCTTATATGTTGTACCCCGCGCAACTATACTGCTTGCTGCGCAAATCTAATCCATCAGGTACTTTCACAGAATATTAGCGGTGACGATGCATTCTTCTGCCATAGCACCATCTACCGTATAGCCAGCATTTTTTACGCTACGCACAATGTTTCATTGCCTGAAATGCAATATTCGCAATGACCACATCCTTCAAAGAACCAGGCCACACTGGCTCTGTCACCAACTTTTAACGAGTTTACACCGGTCCAACTTCTTTGACAATTCCTATGCCTTCATGGCCTAAACAACGCCGTTTTGTCCCGTAATCACCATTTTAACATGAAGTCGGTTGGCAAACGCCCAACATTCAATGCTTAAAAGCCTCCATATGCAAAGACGAAGCTTTTTATCAACAACTCTACCTTATGGTCTTTTCTAGTAATGGCAGCTTTCATAGAATTTTCCCAATATCGAGATATAGAATCTTAGATACAATTAAATTGTAATTTCTTATTATCATAAATATAATATATTATTCTAATATCACAGTAATTTGTTCTTTAATAAAATTGATGATTATCTTACAATAATCACTCAATATGTGTGTATTAATTCTTGGCTAAGCTTATTGTTGTTTTTATTATTCTAGTGCATGAGCGTAAGGGCAAACTTTTTCAGTTTTTGTAATAGCGAATCAGCCTGACTGTGATCCATACCGGGTAACGATACTTCGAGAGAGACTTCATACCGAAACCGCCATCTGAGCGAGGACCTAGCCCAACAGTTGCCTGGACACTGGTTTCTTGCGGTAAAGATAATTTTTGTTCATTTGCAACGTATTTCATCGCACCAAGAAAACAGGCAGCGTATCTGCGGCAAAAAGTTGTTCAGGGTTGTTGCACGGTCATCTCCGCCAAGCTCTTTGGCACGCCCAAGTCGACTTTGAATCGACATCCAGGGTTCAGCGTGGCCATCACGCCCCTACAGCACGAGCAGTTGTACGATATAAGACATTTACAGACATATAGACTCCATCGCCTTGGCAAAAGATCTGCATGAAAGACTCATTAAAGACTTATTTATTGTAAATTCCTTAATAAAAGCCGTTCTCAGGAGAAGGAACGCCTCAATAACTTTTCTATAGCGAAAAGCGTTAATCGTTTTTAAGTGAAGACTATCAATTACAAAGCGATAATGAACATCACCACGTTCAAGCCGTTCATATGCTTCGTTGATGTCTTCTATTTTGATAATTTCACAGTCAGAAGAATATTTTTCTCTCGCAAAGATTTAGCATCTCCTGTGTTTCAGCAATACCACCAATAAGTGATCCTGCAACGCGACGGCGTCCCATCACGAGAGCACAGAAGAGTCTCAGCTAAAGACCAATTTGACCAACAATGACTAAGCTCCCATCCACATCTAAAAGTGGAAGATAAGGATCTAAGTCGTGCTTGTAAGTACTGTATCAATTATCACGTCAAAGTGGTTAGCAGCTTTCTGCATTGCGCTTTCGTCACTTGAGACAAATATTTGTGGGCTTTAAGCTCTTCACGTCAGTTCTTTTTTTGTCTGAACGGCTAATGATAGTGACTTCAGCACCATCCCGACAGCAAGTTTTACAGCCATATGGCGAGCCGCCCAGGCCAATAACACCAACTTTTTTTCCAGTCCTACATTCCAGGCTCGTAAGGAGAATAAGTAGTAATACCAGCACAAAGAAGAGGGCCGCACGTGAAAGATCAAGGTTTTTTGCACATGAAGCACGAACTCTTCCCGCGCGATCATATGCTTTGAATAGCCACCATAGGTGTTTTGTCCATCAATTCTGTCGGGGCTATTATAGGTTTGAGTATTACCTTCCGGCAATATTGCTCATTCCCCTTATCGCATTGATCGCAATGTTGCATGAATCGACCATGCAGCCAATGGCAACGATATCGCCTTGCTTAAAGTTTTTACATCTGGACCTGTTTCAGTAACGCGTCCAATAATTTCATGACCGGGACGATAGGGTATACAGAACCTCCCCATCATTGCGGCCTGATGAAGATCTGAGTGACATACGCCGCAGTAAAGTACTTCCATAGCAACGTCATTATGGCGTAAAGCGCGACGTTCAAAAGAAAAGGGTTTAAAGGTGCGTCACAAGACGTGCCGCATATCCAATAGTTTTCATAATATGACTCCGAGAATAATGATTAGCTCTTCTGTCCAAAATTATAGAGCATCTTAGCCCATGAGGAAGAGATAAGGGTCGAGAACAAGAAAATGATTTCTGCCCAGAGCAAAAGAGGGTTTTCCATAAAGTATTAACCGCCTATTGTTTTACTCATATGAGTGAAAGCCAACAGGGAGCTTTTTTACTTTCGTTTTAAGAAAGAGCTTTTCGTTATGTACGTCATGGCATCAGACAAGCTAGGACAGCAGCTTTTTCCTGAGTTGTTAAATTATCAAAGCCGCCTGCAAAGAGGGCTTTCCTGTAATTTGATCATTCCGGTCAGTAAAGGATGTTGATTGTTCACCTGTTTGCGAGTGTGGCAAAGCACGTTTGTGCCCTCTTTTAATTCAGGGTCGTTATGCATGCCTCGAAAGCTTCTATTGCTTCATTACTTAATAGAGGTTTTGATTCCTCATCAACAAGTTTAAGCACTTCAGGAGGTGCGTTTCTTCTGGAATTAAAAGGAACTTTGCCTACGTGTCTTTTCTCCTGCAACGCGGCTCCCGTAAGCCACTAAAGAATGCAAGCACAAGTCCTACCAAACAGGTAACATCCACAAAATAGCGAGGTTGATACAGACCAGGCTGCTATGCTCAAATGACCCGAAAGCTGTATAAATCCAGTAACGATGAGTGACTTCCTTGATAGAAACGCGGCCATCAACGCGATTTTGCGTTTTCCAGCCTGAATCACGACCAAGCAAAATAGACAAATTGCCGAGGTCTGGATTAACATAGCAATGGGAGCGATGAAGCCACCAATAAGAGTTTCAATTAAACCGAAATACAAAGCCGAAACGGCCACCAACCTTAGAAATTGTTTCAGAATCAAAACAGGTTGCGATAAGAGCAAGCAATTTCGGCGCTAAAAGAATAAACATAGTGCCGATAAACACATTCCGGGCCTGAATAGGTCAACATGTGGCCAGTGGGGGTATAATGTGCGCTCTGTGCTAAAATATTCAGGGTGATAGAAATGTGATTGTAATGAGATCAATATACCGCAAAGTAAAAAGACAACCATAAAGGCGACATGACATAGGCGCCCATCCTACAAGCATGTGGAACGGCTAACCCAATGAAGTCCTTTAGAAAAAAGGATACGGCCATGTTGCAAGTTTCCCTGCACCAGCGCGGTCACGAATAGCAATATCAGTAAGTGACGTGGCTTTCTCATATATCCAGCAAGGCCTGGGACCATATGAATAGCCCATCCACCACGCGCATTAGAGCGGCTTCTATAAATCATGGCTTAGAATATGACCGCAAATGGGGCCTTCCGGGTAAATGTGCAAGCCAGCTTGCTCAGCAAAGGCCTTAGTGCGGATAATGGCGTTATGGCCCAATAATTTCCTTCAGAGCCGTGCCACCATGCTACGCCATGAGCAATGAGAGGCCCATAAATTCGGCCAGCAAATTGTTGCATCCGTGCAAAAAGCGTATGGCCTCCGACGATCGTAGGAGACTTTGAATGAGGCCAATGCAGGTGAGCTTCCATCGCAGCTGTAAGACGAACAATAAGCGCGCCATCCATGACACTGTCAGCATCGAGAGTCAGCATATGGTCATAGCCGCCTCCGAAATGCTGTACCCAATCACCATATTACCTGCTTTACGATCCGTATTTTTAAAGCGCCGGCGGTAAAAAACGCGATTTTGGCGTAAGGCTGTTTTCGAAGAGATAAAAAAGTGCGTTCTTCTTGCACCCAAACGTCGGGGTTGGTTGTATCAGACAGGATAAACACGTCAATGATGAAGCTTGTCCAGTTTCCTGTAAGCTTTTGAGTATGGCGCGTAAATTAGTAACGACCGTTTCAGGAGGCTCGTTATAGGTCGGCATTAAAATAGCGTGCGCTTTGTCAGCTTGGGAAGAGGCCTTCCCGTTTAATGCCTAAACCAAGCCTCCGTGTTTTAAAAGTGATACAAACCGCCTAGAGAAGAAATGAATGAAAGACAGATCCAAAGCTCAAATTGAGAAAAGGAAGAGGATAAGAATTCCTAAGTTGAATAGCCAAAGAATTAAAACCTGTTGATTTCTCTACACTGTAAAATGTAAGAGCAAGAACCACGAAAACAAAAGTCGTCTTACCAACCACGAAGCGTTGTTGGCAAGACCAAAAGGACGCCCATGACGCTCCGCCTTTTGCGGAGGTTCTGTGTGGCATCACTAAGGGTGATTCAGGCGGTAAAATCGAAGCTGAATTAACAGAAGATGGGCCGCTCATGGTGTCCAACGATAGAGCATGTTTCAGAAATAGGTCCTTGATCAGTGGCAAGTGCACCTGGAGTTCACTCAATTTTGCATCGCCGGGTACAAGCTCAAATGTTGTACGCACACCCTGAATATAGGGATTGCGTTCAATTACGATATTTCGAATCGCCCTGGTTTAGCTTCGGCAAT comes from Aristophania vespae and encodes:
- a CDS encoding MDR/zinc-dependent alcohol dehydrogenase-like family protein, producing the protein MPEGNTQTYNSPDRIDGQNTYGGYSKHMIAREEFVLHVQKTLIFHVRPSSLCWYYYLFSLRAWNVGLEKKLVLLAWAARHMAVKLAVGMVLKSLSLAVQTKKELT
- a CDS encoding alcohol dehydrogenase catalytic domain-containing protein — translated: MEVLYCGVCHSDLHQAAMMGRFCIPYRPGHEIIGRVTETGPDVKTLSKAISLPLAAWSIHATLRSMR